One genomic window of Legionella jordanis includes the following:
- a CDS encoding AraC family transcriptional regulator, with protein sequence MNYQLQFEKVLGFIGKHLDDELSLDQLSKIACFSKHHFHRLFTAYTGLSLQQYIRWLRLKRAAHQLIIYKDKPILQIAIHAGFESHEAFTRAFKNACHLSPSQFRAQCSWQAWETPPYCLAKQGEIMNVTIKNMKARRLAVFEHRGDPAKVGESVNKLIHWAKTQSMNLKPKAGEAFGFAYDDPKTTAAANFRFDLAITVPEQLKLEGMIVEKRLPAGRYAVAVHKGSRDNIGDTVYALYKNWLTQSGEELGELPCIFCYYNLDHEVAETELLTECWLLLK encoded by the coding sequence ATGAATTATCAACTGCAATTTGAAAAAGTTCTCGGGTTTATCGGCAAGCATCTGGATGATGAGCTTAGCTTAGACCAACTGAGTAAAATTGCATGTTTTTCAAAACATCATTTCCATCGCTTGTTTACAGCGTATACCGGTTTATCTTTGCAACAATACATTCGTTGGTTGCGCTTAAAAAGAGCTGCACATCAATTAATTATTTATAAGGATAAACCCATTCTTCAAATTGCAATTCATGCGGGGTTTGAATCTCATGAGGCTTTTACGAGAGCATTTAAAAATGCCTGCCACCTTAGCCCAAGCCAATTTAGAGCTCAGTGCAGTTGGCAAGCCTGGGAAACCCCGCCTTATTGTTTAGCAAAACAAGGTGAAATAATGAATGTAACCATCAAAAATATGAAGGCAAGACGCTTGGCTGTGTTTGAGCACCGCGGTGATCCTGCCAAGGTGGGTGAAAGCGTAAATAAACTAATTCACTGGGCAAAAACACAATCTATGAATTTAAAACCTAAAGCAGGGGAGGCCTTTGGATTCGCCTATGATGATCCAAAGACCACAGCCGCTGCCAATTTTCGTTTTGATCTAGCGATTACAGTACCTGAGCAGCTAAAACTAGAGGGGATGATTGTTGAAAAGCGGTTACCTGCAGGACGTTACGCAGTGGCTGTGCATAAGGGCTCTCGCGATAACATTGGCGATACCGTCTATGCCTTGTATAAAAACTGGCTGACTCAATCCGGTGAGGAACTTGGAGAGTTGCCCTGCATTTTTTGCTATTACAATTTAGATCATGAGGTTGCTGAAACGGAATTATTAACTGAGTGCTGGTTATTGTTAAAATAA
- the glmU gene encoding bifunctional UDP-N-acetylglucosamine diphosphorylase/glucosamine-1-phosphate N-acetyltransferase GlmU, giving the protein MSLQIVILAAGKGKRMMSQTPKVLHKIAGKPMLVHVVDTAQQLNPDGIHVIYGNGGEKLREALPDLPVNWILQQQQLGTGHAVMQALPAIPAHSQVLVLYGDVPLISIETLKALIECNQAHPGQRRPLSLLLANLDNPFGLGRIVRNDQGEIRAIVEEKDATVEQKQIKEIYSGICCAQADDLARWLPALGNHNAQGEYYLTEIISLAVEDGVPITSMQAKNSIEIQGVNDRLQLHQLERVWQLNFARELLLSGISIADINRIDVRGDLRCEEDVFIDVNSLFSGSVRIGKRSRIGANCVLNNVVIGEDCEILANSVLDGCVIGNECEIGPFARLRPGTQLAQNCKIGNFVEAKKAVFSEASKASHLSYLGDVEIGKHVNIGAGTITCNYDGANKHQTIIEDGVFIGSDTQLVAPVTVGANATIGAGSTIRKNVPPGELTLTESRQKTVYGWKRPEKKKTPE; this is encoded by the coding sequence ATGTCATTACAAATTGTCATTTTAGCGGCGGGTAAAGGTAAGAGGATGATGTCCCAAACGCCTAAGGTTCTTCATAAAATAGCCGGTAAGCCGATGCTCGTGCATGTAGTCGACACTGCTCAGCAATTAAACCCAGATGGCATCCATGTTATTTACGGCAATGGCGGCGAGAAATTAAGAGAAGCCTTGCCGGACTTGCCAGTTAACTGGATTTTACAGCAACAGCAACTCGGAACTGGCCATGCCGTGATGCAAGCACTCCCTGCTATTCCAGCCCACTCACAAGTGCTGGTGCTGTACGGGGATGTACCTTTAATAAGTATAGAAACACTTAAAGCCCTGATTGAGTGCAATCAAGCCCATCCAGGGCAGCGTCGTCCACTCAGTTTATTATTGGCAAACCTGGATAACCCTTTCGGGCTTGGACGGATTGTTCGCAATGATCAAGGGGAAATTCGTGCCATTGTTGAGGAGAAAGACGCCACCGTTGAACAAAAACAAATTAAGGAAATTTATAGCGGCATTTGTTGCGCGCAAGCCGACGATTTAGCGAGATGGCTTCCAGCCCTTGGCAATCACAATGCACAGGGAGAATACTATTTAACGGAAATCATTAGCCTGGCGGTGGAAGACGGTGTGCCCATCACCTCCATGCAAGCCAAAAACAGCATTGAAATTCAAGGTGTAAATGATCGTTTGCAATTGCATCAGCTGGAGCGCGTTTGGCAATTGAATTTTGCCAGAGAATTACTTCTCTCAGGAATTTCCATCGCCGACATCAACCGCATTGACGTACGAGGAGATCTCCGTTGCGAAGAAGATGTCTTTATTGATGTAAATAGCCTTTTTAGTGGCTCTGTACGCATCGGGAAACGCTCAAGAATAGGCGCCAATTGCGTGCTTAACAATGTAGTTATTGGGGAGGATTGTGAGATTTTAGCTAATTCGGTGTTGGATGGTTGTGTAATTGGCAATGAATGTGAAATAGGACCTTTTGCGCGATTGCGCCCCGGCACACAGTTGGCACAGAATTGCAAAATTGGTAACTTTGTGGAAGCCAAGAAAGCGGTGTTCTCCGAGGCTTCCAAAGCAAGTCACTTAAGTTATCTTGGTGATGTAGAAATTGGCAAGCACGTCAACATCGGTGCGGGAACCATTACCTGTAATTACGATGGTGCCAATAAGCATCAAACCATTATTGAAGACGGCGTTTTTATTGGTTCAGACACCCAATTGGTTGCCCCGGTGACGGTTGGTGCTAACGCAACAATCGGTGCTGGCAGCACCATTCGAAAAAATGTACCTCCCGGAGAATTGACGCTCACAGAGAGCCGGCAAAAAACCGTTTATGGGTGGAAAAGACCAGAGAAAAAGAAGACGCCGGAATAA
- the ansA gene encoding asparaginase, whose translation MKKRVLIINTGGTISSVQTNKGYEPALGYVQTALAQIPALNHPHMPDYVIKEYEPLLDSSNMTLSDWNRIASDIAAEYDAFDGFVIFHGTDTMAYTASALSFMLENLAKPVIVTGSQIPLSEVRNDAFDNIITSLWLCAHKPIYEVCIYFNQRLLRGNRTQKISAQRFDAFDSPNYPHLASIGISIELQQDIMLPRPQKPFQLQTLSPQFIANFRLFPGLASKVLDNILQQPLKGLVLETYGAGNAQNNDAHFLQSLKAACDRGIVIVNCSQCQQGCVEMQQYATGYTLKQAGLISGHDMTPEAAHCKLLYLFSKSQDIALVKALMESNLCGELGC comes from the coding sequence ATGAAAAAGCGCGTTCTCATTATTAACACCGGCGGCACCATCAGCAGTGTACAAACAAACAAAGGCTACGAACCTGCCTTAGGTTATGTGCAAACTGCTCTGGCTCAGATTCCGGCTTTAAACCACCCTCACATGCCAGATTATGTCATTAAAGAGTATGAGCCATTGCTAGACTCTTCCAATATGACTTTAAGTGATTGGAATCGAATTGCCAGTGATATTGCTGCAGAGTATGATGCCTTTGATGGTTTCGTCATTTTTCATGGCACAGATACCATGGCATATACGGCATCTGCACTGTCATTTATGCTTGAAAATTTGGCCAAACCGGTCATTGTCACTGGTTCCCAAATTCCACTTTCGGAAGTGCGAAACGACGCCTTTGACAACATCATCACCTCCTTATGGCTTTGCGCGCACAAACCCATTTATGAAGTCTGCATTTATTTTAATCAAAGATTGTTGCGAGGAAATCGCACGCAAAAAATCAGTGCGCAACGATTCGATGCCTTTGATTCACCCAATTACCCCCATTTAGCCAGTATTGGCATTAGCATCGAACTTCAACAAGACATCATGTTGCCCAGACCCCAAAAACCGTTTCAACTGCAAACGCTAAGCCCGCAATTTATTGCCAACTTCCGTCTTTTCCCAGGCTTGGCCAGTAAAGTACTGGACAATATCTTGCAGCAGCCTTTAAAGGGCTTGGTATTAGAAACCTATGGTGCTGGTAATGCACAAAATAATGACGCCCATTTTTTACAGAGCCTTAAAGCGGCCTGTGACCGAGGCATTGTCATTGTCAATTGCAGCCAATGCCAGCAAGGTTGTGTTGAAATGCAGCAATATGCCACAGGTTACACCTTAAAACAGGCGGGATTAATTAGTGGGCATGACATGACACCAGAAGCCGCACATTGCAAATTATTGTACTTATTCAGCAAGAGCCAAGACATTGCGCTAGTAAAGGCCCTCATGGAGAGTAATTTATGCGGGGAGCTTGGCTGTTAA
- a CDS encoding RNA pyrophosphohydrolase codes for MIIDRAGYRLNVGIILVNFSGRVFWGRRHGHDAWQFPQGGLATGETALEAMFRELKEEVGLDKEDIEVLGSTKRWLKYRLPKQYLRHGSEPLVIGQKQKWYLLKLIASEQKIRLDLSDSPEFDSWRWIDYHEPQEQVIFFKRQVYSQAMKELEYLLKRRRTPYGARRKRGNHNR; via the coding sequence ATGATTATTGATCGCGCCGGATACCGGCTAAATGTCGGCATTATTCTGGTGAATTTCTCAGGCCGGGTTTTTTGGGGAAGACGGCATGGTCACGATGCCTGGCAATTTCCCCAAGGCGGGTTGGCAACAGGTGAAACTGCTTTGGAAGCCATGTTCCGGGAGTTGAAGGAAGAAGTTGGATTGGATAAGGAAGATATTGAAGTTCTAGGTTCAACCAAGCGCTGGTTGAAGTACCGTCTACCCAAACAATATCTGCGTCACGGAAGCGAGCCTTTGGTAATAGGCCAAAAGCAAAAATGGTATTTGTTAAAGTTAATTGCTTCAGAGCAAAAAATTCGTTTGGACTTGAGCGATTCACCTGAGTTTGATAGTTGGCGCTGGATTGATTACCACGAACCACAAGAGCAGGTTATTTTCTTTAAACGACAAGTTTATTCTCAGGCCATGAAAGAACTTGAATACCTGTTAAAAAGGAGGCGCACCCCCTATGGCGCCCGTCGTAAGCGAGGTAATCATAATCGATAA
- the ptsP gene encoding phosphoenolpyruvate--protein phosphotransferase, with product MLKILKRIVQDVTTANHLDEALTILVQRVRKAVNAEAVSVYLIDNKHAEYVLIATEGLNNQAISRVRVSLDHGLIGLVGRREEPINIEDAPSHPDFHDNPLLGEHHLKGFLGVPIIQHRKLYGVITAQQAEERCFDDAEEAFLITLAAQLGGIIAHAEATGELAVLTQPQLKGASANNSKLEVPSTALVGVGCVPGVGIGTAVVIYPPADIDAVPRQMVENIEEEIIAFFEALQAAREDMLRLSRRMKTTVAEDEHALFDVYLRILDKESLGAEVEQVIREEHLSAQAALSVVIKKHVQQFEDMEDEYLRERASDFRDLGRRVLAELQLSQREEIVYPRRTVLIGEEITASVLAEVPEGQLAGIVSAKGANNSHVAILARALGVPTVMGVRGLKVEQMSRRAVVVDGYYGHLYISPSRTVLAEFKKLAQEEDELNQSLVSLRDKPAETLDNYRVSLQVNTGLAMDAGLSLSVGAEGVGLYRSEVPFMSRDRFPSEDEQYIIYRQILKAFAPRFVTMRTLDIGGDKILPYFPVEEDNPYLGWRGIRVTLDHPDVFLMQVRAMMRASEELNNLRIMLPMVTTLSEVEEASYLLDQAFKELLEEGCRIEKPKLGVMIEVPAAVYLARELAKRVEFISVGSNDLTQYLLAVDRNNSRVAGLYDAFHPAMLRTLMKVVEGGHAAGVEVSICGEMASDPLAVILLLAMGYDTLSMNSTSLPRIKWVIRNISLAYARKILADVLELEHPAEIRLYLQKALEEEGLGGLIRAGKS from the coding sequence ATGTTAAAAATACTAAAACGAATCGTTCAAGATGTAACTACAGCAAATCACCTCGATGAGGCATTAACTATTTTAGTGCAAAGAGTGCGCAAAGCCGTTAATGCTGAAGCCGTATCCGTTTATCTTATTGATAACAAACACGCTGAATACGTTCTGATTGCCACAGAGGGATTAAACAACCAGGCGATTTCCAGAGTTCGCGTCAGCCTTGATCATGGTTTAATCGGCCTGGTGGGTCGACGTGAAGAACCCATTAACATTGAAGACGCTCCATCTCATCCTGATTTCCATGACAACCCTTTGTTAGGTGAGCATCATTTAAAAGGTTTTCTCGGTGTTCCTATTATCCAACACCGCAAACTTTATGGGGTGATAACGGCCCAGCAGGCTGAGGAACGATGCTTTGATGATGCCGAGGAGGCTTTTCTCATCACGCTTGCAGCTCAGCTGGGTGGAATTATTGCGCATGCCGAGGCCACTGGGGAACTTGCTGTTTTAACCCAGCCACAGCTTAAGGGAGCTAGCGCAAATAACAGCAAACTGGAGGTGCCCTCCACCGCTTTGGTGGGCGTCGGGTGCGTACCAGGAGTCGGTATTGGTACCGCAGTTGTTATTTATCCTCCGGCTGACATTGACGCGGTTCCTCGTCAAATGGTGGAGAACATCGAAGAAGAGATCATTGCTTTTTTTGAAGCCCTTCAAGCCGCTCGCGAAGACATGCTGCGCCTAAGCCGCCGTATGAAAACTACTGTGGCTGAAGACGAACACGCTCTTTTTGATGTTTATTTGCGCATCCTTGACAAGGAAAGCTTAGGCGCAGAAGTTGAGCAGGTAATTCGCGAGGAACATTTGAGTGCTCAAGCTGCCTTATCAGTGGTGATTAAAAAACACGTGCAGCAATTTGAAGACATGGAAGATGAATACCTTCGTGAACGTGCAAGCGATTTTCGCGATTTAGGACGCCGGGTTTTAGCTGAGCTGCAATTGTCACAGCGCGAAGAAATTGTTTACCCGCGACGCACTGTCTTAATTGGTGAGGAAATTACTGCTTCTGTTCTTGCGGAAGTCCCGGAAGGCCAATTGGCAGGAATTGTGTCTGCAAAAGGGGCAAACAATTCCCATGTAGCCATTTTGGCTCGAGCACTCGGTGTACCCACTGTCATGGGCGTGCGCGGCTTAAAGGTAGAGCAAATGTCCCGTCGTGCTGTAGTGGTTGATGGTTATTATGGTCATCTTTATATTTCACCATCAAGAACCGTACTGGCTGAGTTTAAAAAGCTGGCGCAAGAAGAGGATGAATTAAACCAGAGCCTCGTAAGCTTAAGAGATAAGCCTGCTGAAACTTTGGATAATTACCGGGTATCACTGCAGGTCAATACGGGCTTGGCCATGGATGCGGGCTTGTCGTTAAGTGTGGGTGCTGAAGGAGTGGGTCTTTATCGTTCCGAAGTTCCATTTATGAGCCGGGATCGCTTTCCTTCGGAGGACGAGCAATACATTATTTATCGGCAAATTCTTAAAGCTTTTGCACCTCGCTTCGTAACCATGCGCACTTTAGACATTGGCGGTGATAAAATACTTCCTTATTTTCCCGTTGAGGAAGATAACCCTTATTTAGGCTGGCGTGGCATTCGCGTCACGCTTGATCACCCTGATGTGTTTTTAATGCAGGTTCGGGCGATGATGAGAGCCAGTGAAGAATTAAACAACCTGCGCATCATGTTGCCCATGGTCACCACACTTAGTGAAGTGGAAGAAGCCTCCTATTTACTTGATCAGGCATTTAAGGAATTGCTGGAAGAAGGCTGTCGTATAGAAAAGCCCAAGCTAGGGGTCATGATCGAAGTTCCCGCGGCCGTCTATCTTGCTCGAGAGTTAGCAAAACGGGTGGAGTTTATTTCAGTCGGCAGCAATGACCTGACGCAATACTTGTTAGCCGTGGATCGAAATAATTCTCGTGTCGCAGGACTATACGATGCCTTTCATCCTGCCATGCTGCGCACACTAATGAAAGTGGTAGAAGGAGGCCATGCAGCAGGTGTTGAGGTCAGCATTTGTGGTGAAATGGCCAGTGATCCTTTGGCCGTCATATTATTGTTGGCTATGGGTTATGATACCTTGAGTATGAATTCCACCAGTTTGCCGCGAATCAAGTGGGTAATTCGCAATATTTCGCTTGCCTATGCGCGGAAAATACTAGCCGATGTGCTTGAATTGGAACACCCTGCTGAAATTAGACTTTATTTGCAAAAAGCCTTGGAGGAAGAAGGTTTGGGTGGTTTAATTCGAGCTGGGAAATCGTAA
- a CDS encoding sulfite exporter TauE/SafE family protein, with the protein MSGGLYAVTGCLAGFLAGVLGIGGGIILVPALVFIFQHNPDIPSHLVMHLAAGSSLAVMFLTSQSSIRAHHQLNGISWDVFRLLWPGLALGSISGVLCANFLSRGLLQGILALFLLFVAGRMIFNPAFSSTEPAFPRLWINRSISFSIGFISGLLGIGGGTLVIPYLQYCGVELRKTIALSALATMTIALVGMLASVMTGWSEEGLPSYSTGYVYWPAVISLALLSSIFAPLGAKMAYLIPTKQLKYGFVILLLIVALDLMV; encoded by the coding sequence ATGAGCGGTGGATTATATGCTGTGACTGGCTGTTTGGCTGGTTTTTTAGCGGGTGTGCTGGGCATTGGGGGAGGAATCATTTTGGTTCCAGCTCTCGTTTTTATTTTTCAGCACAATCCCGATATACCTTCTCATCTGGTGATGCACCTGGCTGCTGGAAGCTCGTTGGCCGTTATGTTTTTAACGTCACAATCCTCCATTCGCGCTCATCATCAATTAAATGGCATCTCATGGGATGTTTTTCGCCTCCTCTGGCCTGGTTTGGCACTAGGTAGCATTTCAGGGGTCTTATGTGCTAATTTTTTGTCAAGAGGCTTGCTGCAAGGCATATTGGCCCTATTCTTATTGTTTGTTGCCGGAAGAATGATTTTTAATCCTGCTTTCTCCAGCACTGAACCTGCTTTTCCACGCCTCTGGATTAATCGCTCAATCAGTTTTTCAATTGGATTTATCTCAGGGTTACTGGGGATTGGAGGAGGGACCTTGGTCATTCCCTACTTGCAGTACTGTGGGGTTGAGTTGCGAAAAACAATAGCACTTTCCGCTTTGGCCACCATGACGATTGCATTGGTGGGCATGCTGGCTTCTGTCATGACGGGTTGGTCCGAAGAAGGCCTTCCTTCTTACAGCACAGGTTATGTATATTGGCCGGCTGTCATCAGTTTGGCCTTGCTCAGTAGCATTTTCGCTCCCCTGGGAGCTAAAATGGCTTATCTAATACCAACGAAGCAGTTAAAGTATGGTTTCGTTATTCTATTGCTAATCGTTGCACTGGATTTAATGGTTTAG
- the lgt gene encoding prolipoprotein diacylglyceryl transferase, which yields MLHYPIIDPVAFSLGPIKVHWYGLMYLLGFFSAWVLARFRAKHYHLPWTKEQISDLIFYAALGVIIGGRVGYMLFYNSAQFFTQPWILFKLWEGGMSFHGGLLGVALALWIFSRKFKKPFLEVGDFIAPLVPLGLAAGRAGNFINGELWGRVSDVPWAMVFPHSDGLPRHPSQLYELGMEGVLLFILVWWYASKPRPAGCVSAVFLIGYAICRLCAEFFREPDVQLGFIAFDWLTMGQLLSIPMLIAGIWLWWAKR from the coding sequence ATGCTGCACTATCCAATCATTGACCCCGTTGCCTTTTCCCTGGGGCCTATTAAAGTCCATTGGTATGGACTGATGTATTTGCTAGGTTTCTTTTCAGCCTGGGTTCTCGCGCGTTTTAGAGCCAAACATTATCATTTGCCATGGACGAAAGAGCAGATTAGTGATTTGATTTTCTATGCCGCCCTGGGTGTCATTATTGGCGGCAGAGTAGGCTATATGCTTTTCTACAACAGCGCACAATTTTTTACCCAACCCTGGATTTTATTTAAATTATGGGAAGGTGGAATGTCTTTCCATGGCGGGCTTCTGGGAGTCGCACTGGCCTTGTGGATTTTTTCAAGAAAATTCAAAAAACCTTTTCTGGAAGTTGGGGATTTCATTGCCCCTTTAGTGCCACTTGGTCTTGCGGCTGGACGTGCTGGGAATTTCATCAATGGCGAATTGTGGGGGCGCGTTAGCGATGTCCCTTGGGCAATGGTTTTTCCTCATTCGGATGGCTTGCCAAGGCATCCTTCGCAACTCTATGAGTTGGGTATGGAAGGAGTCTTATTGTTTATTCTGGTTTGGTGGTATGCCTCCAAGCCGCGGCCAGCCGGTTGTGTATCTGCGGTATTTTTAATTGGTTATGCCATTTGCAGGCTTTGCGCCGAATTCTTCCGCGAGCCGGATGTACAATTGGGCTTTATTGCCTTCGATTGGTTGACTATGGGACAATTGCTGTCAATTCCAATGTTGATAGCCGGCATATGGCTATGGTGGGCTAAGCGATGA
- the thyA gene encoding thymidylate synthase, whose product MKTYLNLLDHILTHGTQKTDRTGTGTLSVFGYQMRFDLREGFPLLTTKKLHTRSIIHELLWFLRGDTNIAYLHEHGVSIWDEWADSNGDLGPIYGHQWRSWPTSDGRHIDQLAEVLEQIKSNPDSRRLLVSSWNVGELDKMALMPCHALFQFYVANKRLSCQLYQRSADVFLGVPFNIASYALLTHMVAQQCDLDVGDFIWTGGDCHLYLNHLEQARTQLQREPFPLPRLEIRRKPSSLFDYQFADFEILDYQAHPSIKAPIAV is encoded by the coding sequence ATGAAAACTTATTTAAACCTGTTAGATCATATCCTCACTCATGGCACGCAAAAAACAGATAGAACCGGCACCGGGACTCTGTCTGTTTTTGGCTATCAAATGCGTTTTGATTTGCGCGAAGGCTTCCCTTTGCTTACCACCAAAAAATTACATACCCGCAGCATCATTCACGAATTGCTTTGGTTTTTACGTGGTGATACGAACATCGCCTATCTGCATGAGCATGGCGTGAGTATTTGGGATGAGTGGGCTGACAGCAATGGCGATTTAGGGCCTATTTATGGGCATCAATGGCGCTCCTGGCCCACATCCGATGGACGTCATATTGATCAGCTCGCAGAAGTGCTTGAACAAATTAAAAGCAATCCAGACTCACGCCGTCTATTGGTGAGCTCCTGGAATGTCGGTGAGCTGGACAAAATGGCTTTAATGCCATGCCACGCGCTGTTTCAGTTTTATGTTGCGAATAAACGATTGTCCTGTCAGCTATACCAGCGTTCTGCCGATGTGTTTTTAGGCGTCCCTTTTAACATCGCCTCCTACGCGCTGTTAACGCATATGGTTGCCCAGCAATGCGATTTGGATGTGGGTGATTTCATTTGGACAGGAGGGGATTGCCACCTTTATTTAAATCATTTAGAGCAAGCTCGTACCCAGCTTCAGCGAGAACCTTTTCCTCTCCCTAGGCTTGAAATCAGACGAAAACCTTCTTCTTTATTTGATTATCAATTTGCGGACTTTGAAATATTGGATTATCAGGCGCATCCTTCCATTAAAGCGCCTATTGCGGTTTGA
- a CDS encoding lysoplasmalogenase has product MLGKTSKIIIVLFLLTSLLYLSLLPFIQYPVTTVLKPMPIIFLIILVWQSMAKSSVRLLLYAALGCSLLGDVILTLPIRMALEGGILSFMLAHCAYIVLYYQDSRFQIKRLFYFSIVLLFIACSYWYLSFYLGNMLIPVSIYLLFLTLMVFSAFQVQQNAAFIIGGACIFLSSDFILALNQFVFLNHPLANFLVMLSYFMAQFLLVYGLSQRQHREESFQGSTDTPSL; this is encoded by the coding sequence ATGTTAGGGAAGACTTCAAAAATTATTATCGTTTTATTCTTGCTGACTTCACTGCTGTATTTATCTCTTCTCCCATTTATTCAATACCCAGTCACTACCGTATTAAAGCCCATGCCGATTATTTTTCTTATTATTCTTGTTTGGCAGTCAATGGCCAAATCCTCAGTAAGGCTCCTGCTGTATGCAGCACTCGGTTGTTCATTACTCGGAGATGTCATCCTGACCTTGCCGATTAGAATGGCTCTGGAGGGAGGAATTTTGAGTTTTATGCTGGCCCATTGCGCCTACATCGTTCTTTATTACCAAGACTCACGTTTTCAAATTAAACGTCTATTTTATTTTTCGATTGTGTTGCTATTTATTGCTTGCAGTTACTGGTACTTGTCTTTTTATTTGGGCAACATGCTGATTCCAGTCAGCATCTATTTGCTGTTTTTAACCTTGATGGTGTTCAGTGCCTTTCAAGTGCAACAGAACGCGGCCTTTATTATTGGCGGAGCCTGTATTTTTCTGTCCTCAGACTTCATTTTGGCTTTAAACCAATTTGTGTTCTTAAATCATCCCTTGGCCAATTTTCTGGTTATGTTGAGTTATTTTATGGCGCAATTTTTATTGGTGTATGGGCTAAGTCAAAGGCAACACAGGGAAGAATCATTTCAAGGCTCAACTGATACACCATCTCTTTAA
- a CDS encoding acyl-CoA thioesterase, giving the protein MTDQKIAVHKRIFSIEWGDMDALGHVNNGRYFDYFQQSRIEWLESLHMDMKQSVGPVVIHVACTFLKPIVYPATLTLVSSVHSLGNSSFMMDHEIFQNETLMTQGTSKIVWVNYLENKSVVLPDSIRQLFN; this is encoded by the coding sequence ATGACCGATCAAAAAATTGCAGTACATAAGCGAATTTTTTCAATTGAATGGGGCGACATGGATGCCTTGGGGCATGTTAACAATGGCCGTTACTTTGATTATTTTCAACAATCAAGAATCGAGTGGCTGGAAAGCCTGCACATGGATATGAAACAATCCGTTGGACCAGTAGTTATTCATGTGGCTTGTACATTCCTAAAACCCATCGTCTATCCCGCGACATTGACTCTTGTGAGTAGTGTTCATAGCCTTGGGAATTCCAGTTTCATGATGGATCACGAGATTTTTCAAAATGAAACCTTAATGACTCAGGGAACAAGCAAGATTGTTTGGGTTAATTATCTTGAGAATAAATCCGTGGTGCTCCCGGACTCCATTCGACAATTATTTAATTAA